The genomic DNA TTCTTGGCATGTCTAATACCGAAGTATCTCTGAACGAATTGCTATCCATAAGAAAAAAGTTTTTTGCCTTAATTAAAAATATTCTAAAAGATCAAGACAAACAATTCTTATTAAGTTTTGTTCAAAATCAACCTAATTGGGAATTATATGCTTTTCCAAAAATCAAAGAGCACCCTTCAATCAAATGGAAGCTTCTTAACCAGAGCAAAATGAATGAACAAAAATCTAAAAACTATATTAAAAAAGTAAAACAGACTTTAAACATATAAAAATAACCATAATGAGACACTGTTGCCTAAGACAAAGTCACATCAATGCCTCAGCCGCGTCGCATTATATTTTGCTGTTATTTTTTCATCTTTGTAAAAACCGTTCGACTTCCAAACTCGACCGATTTTTTTTCGGTCAATGTTGACTCAAAATCCTACGCTTTTTTTATTTTTATCCTTTTTTAAAAGTTGGCACGCATCCTGCTTTGTAGATTTGCATGTCACTTAGACCATGGTGGTTTAAGTAAAATAAAAAAGGAGAAAAATATGATTAGTAACATCAACTGGCGGGTTTTTATAAATTTCAACCTAATCCCTGGTCGTGCTTAACACAGACATTGGCGGGTTAGAGATTATTGAAGATGAATTCAGTGAACATGAAAGAAGATTTGTTGCACAGCAAATGCACTATCTTCCGATGTCTGAGTTCTTGGTAGCACATCTTCATTTTTACAGAGGACATTCTTTACAAGAGATTGCTTCAACAAGCGGCATCTCAGTGAAAAAGATTGAGGCTCTGTATAAGCAAGCATTGGCTAGCTTAAGGCGTGTCTATCACAAAAGGTTTAACAGACCTAAGCCCTTGGGCTTGAAGGCGGGTTTATTAACAATTTAAACTTTGTAAGAAAAACAAAGCAATTTTTAAAATTTAACAAAAAGGAAAATAACAAATGAATAATTATAACAACAATAAAAATCAGCGAGACAAGTCTCGTGTGTTTCAACTAGAGTGGCGTGATCAGGATAGAAAATATCCAGCAGGTGTAGGCTTTCATGAAGAAGGCTATGATGAATACAGACTAAAAATTGATGTGTTCTCCCCTTCTCGCAGATACTACGTCAGAGCTGTGGAGTTTCATAGTGCTGATACCAAGTATCGCTTGGAGACCATTGATGACAATGAAACCAAATCACGTAAAACTTTGGGTGAAGGTTATGAGACTACTACTGGTAGCATCAAGATAGAAATCCCACCGTACAAACATGACCTAGTCCTAAGAAAGGTAAAGTGAGTCGTGTAGTACTTGGCGGGTTTATATTAATTTTTTCTATGGCTATCCCAGAGATAGCCTGGGCCTTTGGTGGATTTGAAAGCAGAATGAACAATCTCACCAATCAGCTCATTAGCGTGGTTTTACCCCTAATGAGTGTATTGGGATTGATTTATGCTGTGCTCTTATCTGTCACAGGGAGTGGTGAAGCAAAAGGTAAAATCTATGCTGTTTTAGCATGCAGTGCCATTGGTTTCATGGCTCCACAAATCATAGCATTCATTCAGAGTGCTGCGGGGTAATTGTGATGTCGTATCTTGAACAAAGCGAGATTCATCGGCATCTTGATAGCCAATTTAAGATCTTGGGCTTTAATGCCCAAGATCTCCTCTTGGTTCTATTGATTGCCTCAATCAACAATCTTATTTTTGGGCAAACACCTTTAAATCTCATCATGGTGTTTATTGTGCCTGCTGTTTTAGCCTTGTTGCTGATTCTTGGCAAGCGCAATAAACCTGATGACTTTTTAAAGCATTATCTGCGCTATCAAAGCCAATCAGGGTTTTTTAGTGCTGCTCAACAATCTAAACACATTCACCAAAGGAACAAACATGTTATTACAAAATAAAACAAACATGGAGGCTGCTGATAAGCGGCAGCTTCCAGCGTATCAAAGCTTAAGCGATCAACTGCCCTTTTGGCGTCCATTTAGAAACTGTATGGTCTATGAAGACGGCTCATTAGGGAAGGCTTTTCAACTCCAGGGTATCGATATTAATTTATCTACTCCAGAGAGTATCAACAATACACTGTTACACATAAAAAACATGATTAATAGTGCACATGAAGGGTTGAGTCTGCAGTTTTTCTACAGGCTAACCTCCAATGTTGATCCAATCATCAATAAGCATAAAGCTCTATCAAGTGAAAGTAATAGTAGCTATAAAAGTATCGCTCAGCATCGCTTTAACTTTTTAAATAAAAAGAACACAGACAAACTGTTCTTTCAACCAGAGCTTTATGTTTTTGTTCGGTCACAAGCGCATAAACTTTCAAAAGGCAATGTCTTACAAAGCACTAAGAAGTTTATACAACTCTCTCAAGCGGACTTTGATCAACACTATTATGCTTTTGAACGGCACGTCAAGCAGATAGAGTCTTCACTGCAGCATTGTAATTTTAAGCCGATCAAACTTAAAATCAATGAATGGTTTGACCTGCTTTATGAGCATTTAAATTTAGACAGGTTAGATAAAGTACAAAGAGCTCAATACAATGCAGCGGGTGACTTTGTCTCTCAGTTAACCCTTACCGATCTGCATGTCAGCAAAGAAAATATCGAACTAGGTAGACTCAAGTTTAGAACCATTAGTCTACACACTTTACCTGAAGGTGTGAGTACTGCTTCGATGGTGCAGAGTATTTTAAAACTGCCCTTTCACTGCTGGATCTCTCATACCATTGAAATACCCACACAGAAAAAAGAAATGGAAAAGATGGCAGTGCATAGGCGTTTAGCCCATTCTATGGCCAACGGTTCTAATGGTGTTAGAGACTTAGAGTCTGAAAACAAACTCAATCAGATTGAGTCTTTATCCAAAGATTTATTAGAAGGTACAGAAAAGTTAGTGAATTGTTCTATGAACGTGATTGTCTGGGGATACACCGATCAAGATCTTGATTTAAAATGTGATGAAGTTTTAAAAGCATTTACCCATATGAATCAAGCGCAAGGGGTGATTGAAACCTATGCTGGACTTGATGCGTTTATGGTTAACATACCTGGTGTCTGCAATACTTTTAGAAGCAAGAAAGTAAAAAGCAGCAATGCTGCACATATGTTCCCTGTGTTTAGCGCATGGCAAGGCAATAACGAACCCGTATGTTTATTAAGCAATCAAGACAACATACCCTTTAGTCTTAATCCATTTGACTCAAGCTTACCCAACTGGAATGGCTTGGTTTTTGGCGGTTCAGGATCTGGTAAAAGCTTTACTATCTCACAACTAATGCTTCAGTTCTATGGACAAAAGCCAACGCCAAAGATCATTTGGATAGATAATGGTGCCTCTTCACAAAAACTGATTGAAGTCTTGGGTGGTGAGTTTATCAACCTAACCACTGATTCAGATATTTGTCTGAATATGTTTGATCTACCCAAAGGTCAAACAGTTCCCAGTGCCAACAAGATCAAGCTGATCCTAGCTGTTTTGGAAAATATCTTAGTCGATAAACATCAACATATCTTACCCAAAAGAGATAAAGCACAGTTAGAAGAACTGATTTTTAAAACTTATGATGACATTGGTGTTGATCAAACACCAACACTATCAGATTTTAAAGAACAGTTAACTAACAGTGAAAACCCAAACATGCATGCCTATGCCCAGATTTTATACACTTGGACCGGGGATACTATGTACGGGAAAATGCTGGATGGTCAAAGCAATGTCAACATTGATAAAGACTTAGTCACCATTGAGATTAAGGGCTTGGATGCTTATGAAGATCTGCAAAATGTATTCTTACTGCTGTTTACTGACTTCATTCAATCTGAAGCATCACGTGAGCTGGATAGGCCGTACTTATTGATTATAGATGAAGCTTGGAAATTGTTTGAAACACCCAGTGGTTTGGCTTTTACTTTAGAAGCATACAGGACCTTTAGAAAGTTCAACGCCGGCATTTGGGCCATCAGTCAAAACTACAAAGACTTTCTAAGCAATACCGCCATGGCCAATTCTATTTTCCCTAACACAACATCTACCTTTATCCTAAAACAAAGAGGCATTGACTGGGAAGACTTTAAAGATAAGCTGCAGCTCAGTAGTACTGAGGTAGATGCTGTAAAGTTTTTGACCATGCAAAAAGGGAAATTCAGTGAACTGTTTTATATGCAAGATACTGGAAGATCTGTATTGCGATTGTCTTCTGACCAACTGGCCTATTGGATCTGCACCACTGATCCCAAAGATAAACAAATCATTCATACTGTTCAACAACAGTTTCCAGAGAAAACATTGCTCGAAGTTTTAGAGCATATTGTTTCTGAAGACTTTAATAATAACCAAAAGGAGAAAAAGTGAGATCACTTAAACTTGGCGGGTTTATTTTAATCATATGCATAAGCACCAATGCTTATGCCATATTTGGTAGTGCTGCGGCTATTCCACATCTTATAAAGATCGTAGTTGAAAGTAAAAAACGTTACAATCAACTACGCAGTGTCTTGCGTGAAGGCAGAGCACAAAGACATATTCTTGAGCAGGTCAACAGTGGTTTGGATAGACTTAATCATATTCAAAGCGCTTTACCTATTGAAGATGAAGCAGTTTTAAAAGAACTGCAAAGTATGGGCATTGCTCTAAGCACGATCAAAGAACTGTATGGAGATATCCCAGACAGTGCTGAGTCTGCAATTCAAGAACTGCATGATAAAAGCATTGCTGAGAGCTTAAAGATGAACGTGAACATCTCTAAGTACGCCAAAGAGCAAGAAGACAATGCCATCAAGATTACAGAATCTGCCAATGCTTTGAGCCCTAAAGGTGCTTTGCGTGCTAATGCTCAAACCAATGCCCAAATTCTGCATACCTTAAATCAATTGCTTAAAGTCAATGGTCAGATGCTTAAACTGCAAAGTGAGAAGCTGGCTTTGGATAACAAGTACAGCAAAGACTCAGTCAATCACTTTAACACTGTAGGCGACGATCTTAAAAAGTCTAAATCCATGTTCAGTGATGGCTTTAAACTGCCGGAGTTTGAGTAATGTTTGGCTTTTTACCAGAGGTCTGTGGTGAAATTAGAGGTCATTTGGTGTCCGCTTATTGGATGATGCTGGTTCCTTTTGTGCTGTTTTTGATCATTCTAGAATTCTTAAATGTGGATGAGCATACCCCCAATCCAATGAATATCCTTAAAAGAACCGTGATATCAATTATCATACTGCTGTCTTTTGAACAGATCATGGGGATCATTGCTATGGTGGGTGATGGCTTAACTGAGCACATCAATGGCATTGGACAATTGACTGATCTATTGGATGAGATTCAAAAGAACTATGAAGAAACGTCCCCTAAGTGGTTACAGTTTAGAGAAGCTCTAATCTTTGTGATTAACTTGGTGTCTTATCTCATAGCCTATATTGGCATCTTCATTACCAACATTCTCATCCAATTTGTCTGGAGCATATTGTATGTGGTGTCACCTTTGATGATTCTGATGTATGTGTCACGCTACACATCGTTCATAACAGCAAGTCTGTTTAAAGGTTTGATTCAGGTAACCATTTGGAAAGTGCTATGGAGCATTCTAGGAGTCATGCTGTTAAAGTTTGCTGTCAGTCCAGAAGTACAAAGTTGGGATAACTTTTTTACCACAGCTTTAGTTAACTTATGTATTGGCTTCAGCATGATTTTTGTACCCATTGCTACCAACTCACTGATCAGCAGTGGATTGCAATCAGTAGCAACTGGCGTATCAGCCATGCCCGTCATCAGTGCCGGACATAAGTTTAAACAAAGCTTTATGTCTTCCAATAAAGATAACACAAAGTTTGATGAGCCAAAAGCTCAGCAAAAACACTACGGTCAGCATAGGGCTAATCGTAGTTTTAACAATAAACAACAGGAGAAGTAACACTAAGGAAACCACCATGAACAATACAAAACAAACGGCGGGTATCAATAATCTTAACCAAGGAGTCACAAAAGAAACATCTTCTTTTGACTCCGATCAAGTCACGACAAAGTCTGATATCAGACTTCGCGATGACCTTATAAACCATCATGATGAAGAACACTTCATCAAAGATGAAACAAAAATTGAAAATCTGGATTATAAAGAAGACAAATCCTCTTCTTACATTGATCCAGCCGTCAAGCAATGGACAAGCACAGTAAAAAGCTTAGAGCTGTTTAAGTTTTTAAGCATAGGACTGATTGTTATTACAATTGCATTGTCTGGACTTCTTTA from Oligoflexia bacterium includes the following:
- a CDS encoding sigma factor-like helix-turn-helix DNA-binding protein, giving the protein MLNTDIGGLEIIEDEFSEHERRFVAQQMHYLPMSEFLVAHLHFYRGHSLQEIASTSGISVKKIEALYKQALASLRRVYHKRFNRPKPLGLKAGLLTI
- a CDS encoding TraC family protein: MLLQNKTNMEAADKRQLPAYQSLSDQLPFWRPFRNCMVYEDGSLGKAFQLQGIDINLSTPESINNTLLHIKNMINSAHEGLSLQFFYRLTSNVDPIINKHKALSSESNSSYKSIAQHRFNFLNKKNTDKLFFQPELYVFVRSQAHKLSKGNVLQSTKKFIQLSQADFDQHYYAFERHVKQIESSLQHCNFKPIKLKINEWFDLLYEHLNLDRLDKVQRAQYNAAGDFVSQLTLTDLHVSKENIELGRLKFRTISLHTLPEGVSTASMVQSILKLPFHCWISHTIEIPTQKKEMEKMAVHRRLAHSMANGSNGVRDLESENKLNQIESLSKDLLEGTEKLVNCSMNVIVWGYTDQDLDLKCDEVLKAFTHMNQAQGVIETYAGLDAFMVNIPGVCNTFRSKKVKSSNAAHMFPVFSAWQGNNEPVCLLSNQDNIPFSLNPFDSSLPNWNGLVFGGSGSGKSFTISQLMLQFYGQKPTPKIIWIDNGASSQKLIEVLGGEFINLTTDSDICLNMFDLPKGQTVPSANKIKLILAVLENILVDKHQHILPKRDKAQLEELIFKTYDDIGVDQTPTLSDFKEQLTNSENPNMHAYAQILYTWTGDTMYGKMLDGQSNVNIDKDLVTIEIKGLDAYEDLQNVFLLLFTDFIQSEASRELDRPYLLIIDEAWKLFETPSGLAFTLEAYRTFRKFNAGIWAISQNYKDFLSNTAMANSIFPNTTSTFILKQRGIDWEDFKDKLQLSSTEVDAVKFLTMQKGKFSELFYMQDTGRSVLRLSSDQLAYWICTTDPKDKQIIHTVQQQFPEKTLLEVLEHIVSEDFNNNQKEKK